TAAACGCACTTGCAACTATGTCATGTAATTCTTGTTCGCTAAATTCATCACCGATCAGTGATTGTAAAATAACGCGACTACGGTCGACTAGGTTCATCTCTAGTAAAGCATCAATATCGTCTATCGGATTAATTTCGCTCGGAAAGAACAAACCTTGGTTTTTACCCATGCCTTGTTTTACTGCTTGTGCAAAGCTAACTGTCTCTGCGTGATCTTTAATGCTGTATAATTTCATTGTTGTTCATTCCCTAAAACATTATTTGTGCAACCTGCGTGATAACTATGACCTTAACATAATAAGCGCATATAACCCTAGAGACTAGGGTTTAACAATCACCACGCAGTATTTTTCTATTTCTATAATTACAGCTGTTTATTACAATTCTGTAGCGACGATACGTGCGCCCTGTTTATCCAGCTTGCAGATATGGCTGAAGCCATCACCGTTTTGGATAAAATTAGCGTCTAACCAAGCTTTTAACTTTTCAGCTTGTGCTAAGTCAGTCATCACGTTAAATACCGTCGGGCCAGAGCCTGAAATACCGGTTGCCAATGCACCTAGCTCTTTTGCATAGTCACGTACTTCATCAAACTTTGGAATAAGCTGAGCACGGTACGGTTCTGCAATCACATCTTTTAGCATGGCCGCTGCAAGATCTTGTTGTTTGCTATAACAAGCGTGGATGAACCCAGCCAAATTACGGCCATAAGCTAAACAATCGGCACGGCTGTATTCAGTTGGTAAGATTTCACGCGCAGCAGCCGTCGAGATGCTGATACCCGGATAAGCAACAACCCAATACCATTCATCGAAACAAGGCACTGACTGACTAATAACGCCGTTTGCTTCGAGCATTAATTGCAAACCGCCTAACGCACACGGTGCCACATTATCATAATGCACACTGCCACTAATCTGGCCTTCTAATTCACCCATTAACAACACCATTTCGTTGTCATTAAGTTCATTGTCATGAAATGCATTTAACGCTTCTAAGCCCGCCACAATCGATGCAGCACTTGAACCCAAACCACTACCAATCGGTAGGTTTTTTTCTAATTCCATGACCAGAGATTTGATTTTTAAACCACGTTTCTCTAACGCTTTGCCGTAACCTAAATAGCAGTCATAAACAATATTTTCACGGAAATCATCTGGCAGTTTATGGGCAAAGCGACCACTAGACGCTAATGTAAACTCACCATCCGTTGCGGCGATATAAACACGATCGCCAACCAAGGTGCCATCAATAGGTGCTAATGCAGCACCTAGAACATCAAAACCAACGTTAACGTTACCGATAGATGCCGGTGCATATGCAACAAGACTCATCCTTAAACCTCCTGCTTCCAATTAAGAGTACGTAATACATCCGCAAATACGCCCGCTGCAGTCACTTCTGAACCTGCACCATAACCACGTAATACCATCGGGATTGGCTGATAATAGCGGCTATAAAATGCCAATGCATTCTCACCATCTTTTACTTTATTCAACGGATCTGATTCTGGTACTGCCGCAATCGATACTTTACATTTACCGTCTTCGATCTGACCGATATAACGTAAAACGTTACCCTCTTCAGCAGCCGTTGCTTGCAAATCAGCAAAGTACGCATCTGCTTTTGGTAAGTTCGCCATAAATTCTTCATTAGTGCCCGTTGCATCAAAATCAGCAGGGATTGCTTCTTCAACTTCAACTTGGTCTAAAGTTAAATCCATGCCAGCTTCACGTGCAATAATCAATAATTTACGTGCGATATCCATGCCACTTAAATCTTCACGTGGATCGGGTTCTGTAAAGCCATTGTCACGTGCTTGTGCCGTTGCTTGCGAGAAACTCATGCCTTCATCTAATTTACCAAAGATGTATGACATAGAACCTGACAAAATACCGTTGAAGCGTACCAGTTCATCACCCGCGCTCAATAAATTCTGCAGATTTTCAATCACAGGTAGACCTGCACCTACGTTAGTATCGTATAAGAAACGACGGCGGGTTTTTAATGCCGTTAAACGCAGTTCGTGGTAATAATCCATGCTCATGGTATTGGCTTTTTTGTTCGCCGCAACAACGTGGAAACCACTCCCCAAGAAATCAACATATTGACTGGCAAGATTATCATTACTGGTACAATCAACAATCACTGGGTTAATAATGTGGCTATTTTTGACCAAATCTTCCAGTGCTGCTAGTGAGAATTCAGAATCACTGGCAGCAAGATCATCAGCCCAATGTGTTAATGATAACCCTTCTGAGTCAAGTAACATTTGGCGACTGTTAGCGATACCGCAGACACGGATCTCAATATGACGTTCTGCTAAAAATTCTTTTTGACGTTTGATTTGTTCGACTAATGCCGCGCCCACACCACCGCACCCTAATAAGAACAGGTCGATGTATTGTTGTTTACCAAAGAAAATATTGTGTGATGCTTTAATCGCTTCATTGGCTTTGCTTTCATCAATAACCGCAGAAATAGAACGTTCTGATGAACCTTGCGCAATAGCAACAAGGTTCACTGATGCTTGTGCTAATGCCATAAAGAAACGCGCAGCAATACCGTTGGCTTTACGCATGCCATCACCAACCAGCGATACAATAGCTAAACCATCACGCATTTCGATAGGTTCGAGTAACTGATTACTGATCTCTAACGTAAATTCGTTATTCAGTGCCTGTTTAGCTTTACCTGCATCATAACTGTGGATACAGAAGCTAACGCTGTATTCTGATGATGATTGCGTGATAAGGGCAATAGATACACCAGCGCGTGATACTGTTTCAAAAATACGACCCGCCATGCCAACCATACCTTTCATACCCGGACCGGATACGTTAATCATGGTCATGCCACTAAGCTCTGATAATGATTTAACTTCGGCTTGGGTTTTTGACATTAACCCGCCGATTAGAGTGCCTTCACCTTCTGGATTTTTAGTATTCTTAATCAAACAAGGAATGTGGTGCTGAGCAATCGGTGCAATCGTTTTTGGATGCAATACTTTCGCGCCAAAATAAGACAATTCCATTGCTTCTGGGTAGCTTAATGTTTTAAGTAATTTGGCATCTTTTACTAAGCGTGGGTCACAAGCGTAAACACCGTCTACGTCAGTCCATATTTCACAGCAGTCAGCATATAGACACGCCGCTAATACCGCTGCAGAATAATCAGAACCATTACGGCCAAGTACAACTGTATTACCCTGTTCATCACCCGCAGTGAAGCCAGGCATTAAATAGATATGGTCAGTCTTAATTGGGTCTTGTTCAAAACGAGCACGAGAAGCGTCAATATCCACAGTAGCTTCTAGTACACTGCCCTTTCCTACTAGCTTGTCTTGCGGAACAATCACTTCAACTTTAAAGCCACGCGCCAATAACAGTTGCTCCATACAAACAATACTCAGCTTTTCACCGGTACATAAAATCTTTGCTTCAATATTTTCCGGGCACTGCGATAACAGCTTTACGCCATATAAGTATTCTCTTAATGTCGCTAATGATGTTGTTACCTGCGTTAATGCGACCACATCATTAAAATTAGGGTATTGAATTTTTAGACCTGCAACGAGCGCCTTAAATATCCCTTCGATTTCTTCCAGTGATGATTCAGCATCAAGGCCACGAACCGTTTGTTGCACAGCGGCAACCAAATTATTGGTCACTTTTGCTGGTGCAGACAACACCAATGCTACCTGTGATTGCTCAATCTTACTCACAGATATATCTGCTGCACAGGCAAATCGTTCAGCGTTTGCCAACGATGTTCCACCAAATTTTAAAACTCGCATCCTTTGCTCCTTGTAGATACAAAAAAGCCCGTTCCAAATGGTAACGGGCTCTTTTATCATTTCTGTCTTAGCCCTACGTGTCATCCCACCGTTGTAATAACAGTGTTAATAATCGTGGTGGTAATGAACGCTAAGCAATAAGTCATAATAATATTTAATAAATCTGTTAATAATTTCAATACCTATAGCAATATCAAAAAATGAGAGCCAAATCAAGTTTAAAATATATTTAGTTGTTTCACTATACATAGATAAAAGGATTTAAACATGTTGAAATAATGTAAAAAGATTGCGATATTTAGGCTTATCTTAAGTCCAAGGATTTGTTGTATGGAAAAAGTTTTAGAAGCGCAAATAGCGGGGTCGCTATTAGAATCGTTTGATGCTTTTTATAGCCGCTTTTTAGAAGTCACGCGTGGTGCAAAATTACGTTTTGAAAACGCGGATTGGCATGGTGTTCAAATTGCGGCGAAAAAACGTATTAGCCTTTATGATTACCACGTCGGTAAGACAGCTCAGAAAATGCAAGATCTTGCGGCGGAAACGGAAGCTAATAAAGTATTCCTGCAAGGGATTAAGCGAGAGTACGAAGCGCTATTACAGCATTACCCAAATTTTGAAATTGCCGAAAGCTTCTTTAACTCTGTTTATCGCCGTGTCTTTAAACATACCAATATATATAAAGAACAGCTATTTATTACTAATGCTAATCGCGTTAGAGATCCAGGGTATCCGAATAATTTTTATCGCAGCTATACCCGAGGCGGAAACTTTTCGGTGATCTTACGTAAGATCATTGGTGGTTATACGTTTACGGCTCGATGGGAGAACTTGGACAGGGACCTTGCTAATGTCGTGGATTACCTTAACCAACATGCGCCAAAACAACTCACCGAAGCTGAACACATCGAAGTGCACATGCTTAACGAAGTATTTTATCGCAACAAAGGGGCTTACCTTATGGGTAAGATCTTTGCTGATGGACACATGTACCCGTTGGTATTTCCGATTTTAAATAACGAAGAAAATGAGATTTATTTAGATACAGTCATTTTTGAAAAAGAAGAAACTAGTATTTTATTTGGCTTTGCCCGTGCTTATTTCTTTGTTTATGCACCAGAACCTGGCGCCATTGTACAATTTTTAAAACCGATGATCCCGCATAAAACGAACTTTGAGATCTACTCTGCCATTGGTTGCCAAAAACATGCAAAAACAGAGCTATTCCGCCACTATATAAAGCACTTAGATAACTCTGATGATAAGTTCATTATTGCCCCTGGTATTAAAGGTATGGTGATGAGCGTATTCACCCTACCCTCTTATGATGTGGTATTTAAGCTCATTAAAGATGAGTTTGCACCACCCAAACAAATCGATCACGCGACCGTAAAAGAAAAGTATCAGATCGTAAAATCCCATGATCGTGTTGGTCGAATGGCAGATACTCAACAATTTAAGAATTTTGCTTTTCCCAAGGATCGTTTCAGTCAAGAACTGCTCGACGAATTGTTAGCTGTCGCCCCTTCAATTATAAAATTAACCAACAGTAAAGTGGTGATCAAACATCTTTATATTGAACGTAAGATGATCCCGCTCAACATGTATCTCGAACAAGCAAATGAAGAAGAGCTTGATAATGCTATCGATGAATACGGCAATGCAATCAAACAACTTGCGGCAGCAGATATTTTCCCCGGTGATATGCTGTTTAAAAATTTTGGTGTGACCCGACACAATCGTGTGATCTTTTACGATTATGATGAGATCTCATATATGCATGAAGTTAACTTCCGCTACATTCCGCCACCACGCTACCCAGAAGACATTATGCTGGCTGAACCTTGGTTTGCCGTCGCTTCCAACGATGTATTCCCTGAGGAGTTTGAGACCTTCTTATTATCTCGACCAGAAATTAACAAGCTCTTTAAAAAATACCATTCTGAACTGCTTGACGCCGACTACTGGAAGGGACTACAAAACGATATTAATCACGGTAAATACAGCGATGTATTCCCTTATCGCCGAGCACGACGTTTTATCCGAGATGAATAAGTAATGTAGATAAATAAAAAGGGATGGGGTTAATAATCGATTAACCTCATCCCTATCTTCACCGCGAATACAGACACCTAAAGAAGTGGTTCTTTAGCCACCACTACACCATTTAAATCGGCATAGATATAATCACCTTCGGCAATGCTCACACCAGCAAAATGCAAATCTATACCCGCATCACCTAAGCCACGTTTTTCTGTTTTAACAGGACAAGCCGTTATCGCTTTAACCCCTAATTCAAGCGTATTAATAGTCGCAACATCACGAATGGCACCATAAATAACAAAACCAGCCCAGCCATTTTTTACTGCATTTTCGGCAATCATATCACCGAGTAACGCACGTCGTGTTGAGCCTCCGCCATCAACCACTAAAATACGTCCTTCTCCTGGCGTACCAGCAAGTTCTTTAACAAGCGAGTTATCTTCAAAACATTTAACCGTTACCGCTTGGCCACTAAAAATAATCGCTTTACCATAACTTTGAAAAATAGGGTCCATTACAGACAATTGATTAAAATGCTGATCACACAGATCAGGTAACAGGTCTAACATAGTCCATCCTTAGAGTCGTTATTGTATATATCTCATATTCCAGTAACTATGTTACGTGAAACGATACTTACTACAACTGCTAACACATTAGCGCAAATCAATTATTTCGATCTATAATTAATTAACAAAGTAAATACATTAATCATTAATTATAGATAAAACTTACCAGTTTGTAATTTGATTACATTTTACTGACAAAAAATCTGTTCAATAACAGAACACTTTAATAAACCAAAGTCACTCATCTAAACAACTGACATATAGATAAATTCAAACTAAAACACCGCATCAACATAAAATAGAAATGCGATAAACCATAACTGATCTGTTTATTTAGTACTAAAATTAACGAACAAAAAATATTAATCAAAATAATTTTTACCTTTATTCTTATAAGTACACAGGTTAATTCGAACAATGTGAGCTGAGTCAAGTCCGAGTAACTAAATCATTAAACAATATTAAACATATAGAACAAAATTATAACGATTTGATTTGTATAACTTAAATGCATATATAATTTATCCTTGTATCACTATTCTTTATTTACTTAAATATGGAAAACATTCATTTCAACTAAAATATAACCAATGGGGGTTATTTGATAAATATCAAATCTCGTTGAGTTATTACGTAACATAATTACATTAGGTTGTTATACTGCTGTTAATAACATATAATCCTATAGTTAAGGACGCCATAAAACTAGATATCCTGCCACAGTCAGCTGTTTTAGATAAATAGTCTTATATTTCATGGATGTATTACTCTTACTCCCCGATTAATTGATATCAATAATCTGGGCACTATTTGATCCAAAGCGAAACTAGGTACGTTTATGCAAACCCCAAACATTCTTATCGTAGAAGATGAACTCGTTACACGTAACACCCTAAAAAGCATCTTCGAAGCTGAAGGCTATTCAGTACATGAAGCAAGTAACGGCGATGAAATGTATGAGATCATTACCAATAACCCTATAAGCTTGGTAATCATGGATATTAATCTTCCAGGTAAAAATGGCTTACTGTTAGCACGTGAACTACGTGACAAACATAATTTAGCTCTCATGTTTTTAACTGGTCGCGACAATGAAGTTGACAAGATTTTAGGCCTAGAAATTGGTGCTGATGACTACATTACTAAACCATTCAATCCACGTGAATTAACGATTCGTGCACGTAACCTACTCGGCCGTACTTTTACTAAAGCCCCAGTAGCAGACGAAGAAAAAGCGATCGTAGAAGAATATGAATTTAATGGCTGGCGTTTAAATATCAACAGCCGTTCTTTGATTAGTCCACTGGATGATTCATTCAAACTACCACGTAGTGAATTCCGTGCAATGCTACACTTTGTAGAGAATCCAGGTAAAATTCAAACACGTGCAATGTTATTGAAAAAGATGACAGGCCGTGAACTAAAACCACACGATCGTACTGTTGATGTAACTATTCGTCGTATCCGTAAGCATTTCGAAAGTATTGCTGATACACCAGAAATTATCGCAACAATCCACGGTGAAGGTTACCGTTTTTGTGGTGAATTAAGCTAAGCATTACATTGCTAGCGATACCGTGAAGGTACTATAAATAATAAAAAAGCGCTAAATAGCGCTTTTTTTGTGCTTAGCATTCGTGCGAGTTAAATTTGACCTATCTTATCTCGCCCTTTTACTCCACGTAGAATCGCTTGTAAGAGCTCGCTTGCATCAAATTTAGTCAGCGCTTCATCTGCACCAATTTGCTGCGCACGTTCAGTGCTAATCGCACTTGATAACGAAGTATGAAGAATAATATAAGTCGCAGACACGTTGGGCGTACTACGTACTTCAAACGCAACTTCATAGCCATCTAATCCCGGCATTTCAATATCACTAACCAACACATCAATAGGGTTACCAGCTTCGACTGCTGATTGCATCACAGCTAACGCATCTTGACCATTTTTAGACACTTGATAATGAATACCTGCGGCATCTAACGCACCACCAAGTTGATTACGT
This Moritella sp. 5 DNA region includes the following protein-coding sequences:
- the thrB gene encoding homoserine kinase; its protein translation is MSLVAYAPASIGNVNVGFDVLGAALAPIDGTLVGDRVYIAATDGEFTLASSGRFAHKLPDDFRENIVYDCYLGYGKALEKRGLKIKSLVMELEKNLPIGSGLGSSAASIVAGLEALNAFHDNELNDNEMVLLMGELEGQISGSVHYDNVAPCALGGLQLMLEANGVISQSVPCFDEWYWVVAYPGISISTAAAREILPTEYSRADCLAYGRNLAGFIHACYSKQQDLAAAMLKDVIAEPYRAQLIPKFDEVRDYAKELGALATGISGSGPTVFNVMTDLAQAEKLKAWLDANFIQNGDGFSHICKLDKQGARIVATEL
- the thrA gene encoding bifunctional aspartate kinase/homoserine dehydrogenase I, with amino-acid sequence MRVLKFGGTSLANAERFACAADISVSKIEQSQVALVLSAPAKVTNNLVAAVQQTVRGLDAESSLEEIEGIFKALVAGLKIQYPNFNDVVALTQVTTSLATLREYLYGVKLLSQCPENIEAKILCTGEKLSIVCMEQLLLARGFKVEVIVPQDKLVGKGSVLEATVDIDASRARFEQDPIKTDHIYLMPGFTAGDEQGNTVVLGRNGSDYSAAVLAACLYADCCEIWTDVDGVYACDPRLVKDAKLLKTLSYPEAMELSYFGAKVLHPKTIAPIAQHHIPCLIKNTKNPEGEGTLIGGLMSKTQAEVKSLSELSGMTMINVSGPGMKGMVGMAGRIFETVSRAGVSIALITQSSSEYSVSFCIHSYDAGKAKQALNNEFTLEISNQLLEPIEMRDGLAIVSLVGDGMRKANGIAARFFMALAQASVNLVAIAQGSSERSISAVIDESKANEAIKASHNIFFGKQQYIDLFLLGCGGVGAALVEQIKRQKEFLAERHIEIRVCGIANSRQMLLDSEGLSLTHWADDLAASDSEFSLAALEDLVKNSHIINPVIVDCTSNDNLASQYVDFLGSGFHVVAANKKANTMSMDYYHELRLTALKTRRRFLYDTNVGAGLPVIENLQNLLSAGDELVRFNGILSGSMSYIFGKLDEGMSFSQATAQARDNGFTEPDPREDLSGMDIARKLLIIAREAGMDLTLDQVEVEEAIPADFDATGTNEEFMANLPKADAYFADLQATAAEEGNVLRYIGQIEDGKCKVSIAAVPESDPLNKVKDGENALAFYSRYYQPIPMVLRGYGAGSEVTAAGVFADVLRTLNWKQEV
- the aceK gene encoding bifunctional isocitrate dehydrogenase kinase/phosphatase, translated to MEKVLEAQIAGSLLESFDAFYSRFLEVTRGAKLRFENADWHGVQIAAKKRISLYDYHVGKTAQKMQDLAAETEANKVFLQGIKREYEALLQHYPNFEIAESFFNSVYRRVFKHTNIYKEQLFITNANRVRDPGYPNNFYRSYTRGGNFSVILRKIIGGYTFTARWENLDRDLANVVDYLNQHAPKQLTEAEHIEVHMLNEVFYRNKGAYLMGKIFADGHMYPLVFPILNNEENEIYLDTVIFEKEETSILFGFARAYFFVYAPEPGAIVQFLKPMIPHKTNFEIYSAIGCQKHAKTELFRHYIKHLDNSDDKFIIAPGIKGMVMSVFTLPSYDVVFKLIKDEFAPPKQIDHATVKEKYQIVKSHDRVGRMADTQQFKNFAFPKDRFSQELLDELLAVAPSIIKLTNSKVVIKHLYIERKMIPLNMYLEQANEEELDNAIDEYGNAIKQLAAADIFPGDMLFKNFGVTRHNRVIFYDYDEISYMHEVNFRYIPPPRYPEDIMLAEPWFAVASNDVFPEEFETFLLSRPEINKLFKKYHSELLDADYWKGLQNDINHGKYSDVFPYRRARRFIRDE
- a CDS encoding putative 4-hydroxy-4-methyl-2-oxoglutarate aldolase, giving the protein MLDLLPDLCDQHFNQLSVMDPIFQSYGKAIIFSGQAVTVKCFEDNSLVKELAGTPGEGRILVVDGGGSTRRALLGDMIAENAVKNGWAGFVIYGAIRDVATINTLELGVKAITACPVKTEKRGLGDAGIDLHFAGVSIAEGDYIYADLNGVVVAKEPLL
- the arcA gene encoding two-component system response regulator ArcA is translated as MQTPNILIVEDELVTRNTLKSIFEAEGYSVHEASNGDEMYEIITNNPISLVIMDINLPGKNGLLLARELRDKHNLALMFLTGRDNEVDKILGLEIGADDYITKPFNPRELTIRARNLLGRTFTKAPVADEEKAIVEEYEFNGWRLNINSRSLISPLDDSFKLPRSEFRAMLHFVENPGKIQTRAMLLKKMTGRELKPHDRTVDVTIRRIRKHFESIADTPEIIATIHGEGYRFCGELS